The DNA region CATCAAAAGGTAGCAAAAAAATTATAAACCATAAAAAAATGTGGTCGcttttaaaaagggaaatttgACATAAATAGCGGCCCACTAAAATAATAACCAGCAAATGTATATGtttggcatatatatatatatatatatatatatatatatatatatattataaacaTACAATATACATTTTTTAATACATAAGTGTATTGGGATAAATTCGTACAACTTAGTTGGACCAGTACCATTAAGCCATGTGGCTAAGTGGATAAGTCAAGAATGAGTCAGCACTTAGTGTCACTAGAAGTAATTTCATTGCACCGGAGGCGCCACTTGGTCCGAAAGGCTGTTGGAATAACTCCGGAGGAGAGCCCAGCGGCAGTTGTTACGGATCGGGTTGAACGTTATCTACTGGTATTATTAGGCTTAATGGTCCCCTTTattgcttattattattattactcaaTTAATGCTCATAATGGGCAGGGGCATAATACATGGAATGTGTGCCCCTAGCTCTTAGTATAAATAGGGATTGTCATTCCCATTGTAAGGAGATAAAATTGAAGAGAATACATAACTCCCATATTTAATTGCTCCATTTTAGAGCTCTTTTCTATTTTGCTAAGTTATCTGCCACAAGCTTGGCCAGAGGAACTAGTACTGGGTTCAACCGAGGCTCAGGCTATCCTTAACCTTGCttttctttatttcattttaGTCTAATTTATTTGCATACTATACTAATTTACTGGGcattttgatccacgtgtccttgaccacgAACACAAATTCAACTAAACCTTTTTccgggtaaacagtttggcgcccacagTGGGGCCAGGACAGTTGTGGTTATCACTGTGACCATCATTTGTATTACTAATTTTGCTTGAGTTTCGTGTTTTCCTAAGTATCCATTTCAGGTATGACAGGAGCAAACGACAATACGAATACTGGAAACAATTCGGACAGCATTCCGCTAGGTCCGGACGGCGTGCCACTCCAAGTACCATTGGATGGTTTGCATCCTCAAGATCCAAATGAGGATGCAAAAGGAGGGGGTAAAGACCGTCGTACCACTGAAGACGACATTCCCACCGACGAGATTGGTGGTAAGGCAATGCAGATCCTAAGGGAACGATATTACTCAATAGGGAGGAGATGGATCAGATGAGATAAACCATCGCGTCCCTCGCGTCTGATACGCATGCCAGAGTCACGGTTCCCGGTGGAGTCCCCACAACTCCTACCGGTGAAAAGGCCGCCACCGTTGGTAGCGGACAAACCATAGGAAGGAACAGAGATGTTTTCAGCAGTGAATCCGCTCCAGACGATCCTTTCCAAACGAAGTCAAGCAGTTCATGAGAGAAATCACTGGGAAATAGATCAAACATCCAAGGGGGCCGAGAAGAATGCCAAGGAGTTCCAAAGGCGTTTGAGTCAAATTTTCGGGGTTCCCCTGGTCATAGAAGGCCCCGACGCAAGTAAGTATATTCAACGAGCGTACAAACCTGAAAACGCTCAGGAACTGATCCTAAAAAGGTTCAACATGCCCGACATTCCTAAGTATGACGGAATGACGAATCCACAGGAGCATATTATGGCTTACAGAATGGCGGTGAAAGGCAATGACTTGAAGGAGAAGGAGATCGAGTCAGTCTTAAGCAAGAAATTCGGCGAGACCCTCGCCCGGGGGGGCTATGACATGGTACTCCCAACTGCCGGAGCATTCAATTACTTCATTTGCCATGTTGGCCGATGCATTCATCAAAGCTCACTCCGGTGCCAGAAAGATGAAAACAAGGAAGGCGGACATCTTCCGCATCGCACAGGGAGAATCTGAGCACCTTCGAGACTTCGTTACACGGTTCTAGAAGGAACGTATGCTTTTGCTTGCTATACCGGACAACTGGGCAGCTGAAGCTTTCACCAAAGGATTAAACCCCTTAAGTTTGGATGCTTCCCAAAATCTCAAAGAGAACCTCCTGGAGTTCGAGGCTACTACTTGGGAGGACGTGCACAATAGAtatgagtcaaagattcgggtcgAGGACGACCTACTGGGGGCTTCCTCGATAAATCCCCCTGCCAAGACGGACAAAGGCTTCAGGCCAGATCAAAATTCATCGAAGAATCGTTTCCAACCATACCTACCTCCGGAAATGACCAATGGCATGTCAGGCTACCAATCATTGGAAGCATCGAATGTAAACAAGAAGGAGAACCCCCGGAAGAACGGTCGCGGGTTGCAGCCCAAGAATAATCCATCCGAGATCGCTCCGAAGGGGACAGAGTATCCTAAGCTCGCAGATTACAACTTCACCATCAATGAAGCTCAACTGGAATCCATACTGAAGTACCATCCGGTATCACACCCTCCTAGACCCTTTGCGGTCGGATCCTAGTACTCGAGATCAGATGGTTTGGTGCGAGTTCCATGGGACCCCAGGGCATAAAACCACATATTGTAAACACCTCCAAGAGGAAGTGGCTAACATGCTTGTCAGGGGTCATCTTCGTGAGTATCTCAATGAAAGCGAGAAAAATAACTATGGTAGAGTCGGATCAGACGAAGAAAAAGGTGCACTCTGCGCTTCACCGCATGTAATAAACATGATTTTTGGCAGATCTATGATTGCTGGGACCAGCTTTCACGCTTCCAGAAAGATGAACATCTCGGTAACACGGGAGAAAAGAACTCTGGACTTCCCGGAGGAGGATTTGATTGCTTTCTCTGACGAGGATGCAACGGGCATTACTTTACCTCACAATGATGCCTTGGTTATCACTGTGTTTATTGGCTGCTGTCAGGTAAGGCGTGTGATGGTTGATCTGGGGAGCTCGGCTAGTATTCTCTGTTGCAAGTAGTAGAGGTGATGGGTCTACTGGAGAAAATCATACTAGCAGCAAGGACCCTTACTGGCTTCAATATGTCTAGTGAAGCTACCAAAGGCGAGATCGACTTACCTGTGGAAGCCGGAAGGGTTATCAAAGTAACAAAGTTCTATGTAATCGGCGGTGATATGCAATATAACGTAATCTTTTAGAGGCCTTGACTCTACGATATGAAGGCTGTCCCTTCAACATTACATTTGCTTCTCAAATTTCCTACTCCAGAGGGAATCATGCAGATCTGAGGGGAGCAGTTGACGTCGAGGGAGATGTTCGCGATCGAGGAACCCACAGCAGTTGAAAGTCTAGCCGTACCTGTTCAATAGCAATTACAAGATCCGAAACATACATTAGTTGCAGCTTAACAAATTCTATCGGATAACAAGAACGATGTGGGACCGAAAAAAGCTAAAGATAAGTACGGAGTCCCAAGATACTTTTAGCCTTCCGAGGAGCTCGAACAGATCTCCTTGCATCCGGATCAACCCGGACGAatggtatacctgggcacggggctgaTCCCGGAGCTCAAGAAGGCAATACTTAATTATTTGAAAGATAAAAGTAACTGTTTTGCCTGGTCCCATAaggatatgacaggtatacccTCGGACATGGAAACACACAAGCTCGGGCTAGATCCCAGAAGAAGGGACCCATTGCTGAAGTCCGAAACAGATTTTTCAAAGAAAGAGGTATCTCGTTTGTTAAACATAGGTTCTATCGGGAAGTAAAATATTTAGACTAGTTGGCAAACGTAGTCGTAGTACCAAGAAAGGGAAATAAATTCAGAATGTGCATAGATTTTAAAGACCTAAATAAAGCGTGTCCAAAGGATGCATTTTCTCTTTCGAGCATCGATCAAATGATCAATACCACGGCTGGTCATGAGGTAATGATTTTCGTCGATGCCTAATCCGGTTATAACCAAATaaggatgcacccggaggatcaagagaaaacttctttCATTACTAATTTTGGTCCTTATTGTTAAAATGTAATGTCCTTTGGTTTAAAGAATGCTGGAGCCACTTACCAGAGGCTTGTAAACAAAATGTATAGCAACAGATACGAAAAACAATGGAAGtatatattgatgatatattCTTTAAGAGTCTCCGCACTAGGGACCATCTAAGTCAATTGCACAACGTATAGATTCTGGTAGAAGTCGGTACTCCCAGTCCAAGGTACGACCGGGCGTAAGAGCAGCCCAGTACGGAGGCAATGTTGGTGCACTTGGATTTACTAGAAGAACACAGAGATTTGACACGTATTCGGATGATCGCCCAAAAGCAGCGGATGGAACGTTTCTACAACCGTCATACTGACCTCCGACACTTTAAAGTCGGGGACTTAGTACTTCAGAGGGTGGTCCAAAATAGCCAAGATGCCAACGCTGAAGAGCTCGGACCAAATCGGGAAGGTCCTGACAAGGTAACCAGCATTGCATGCAAgggatcgtaccagttggaagATGGAAACGAGAACAAGGTCCTAAGGAATTGGAATGTTAGCTTCCTCAAAGGGTATTATGTCTGACCGAAAAAATCGTTACCGGtagtgttgcactcttttttccttcgTCCGATTTTTGTCCCAATTGGGTTCTTTCGGTatggtttttaatgaggcagtgtCGTTCGGTTTATTCAACCGTTTTCCCGGAGGCATTCATCGGTGCTTGGAACTTCATCTTTACTCCCAAACACttggggagggggtggggtaTGTATACATTAGTATGGAGCTATGAGAGACTTAGACTTGGCTCGAAATTCAAACGTTTGACGCCTGCAACCGTAACCGGGGACTGCCCGGACAGAAAGGGCAATTATGTGTAGTCGGACTGACCACACTAGATGGCAGTCGTACTTACATTTTGTAGCTCAAGTGAAAATTTGcgaaattaataaaaaattccCTTCCTTTTTGAAAAATCTTTGCCACGGAAAGCGAATACATTAAACGAATGCAAGTTTTGCCGTACTGAAAATTTGTGCCAAAATGAATTGGAGACTTCCTTTTCTAAAGCAGCGAGAAATAAGGATCCTCTCTTATTAATAAAAATACCCTTCGAAATTTTAAAGGGAAAAGGAAAGAAGGTTAAAGTTCAGACATAATAACAACCGAACGAAAATTTGTCCGGCATGATAATCGGAATCGGTTCTAATAAACCTTGGCGGGAATTGGCAGCTTAGGTTGATACAAAAAATAAAAGCCAAACAACTAACTTTCTGCGATCACGGGGTTGAAACCCTTTTGACAAAAGCTCCGGGACATCAAAGTCTTAAGGGCAGTAGTCTCGAAGTGAGATTTGTTAAGTCTTAtccaaagaattaaaaaaaaatgcaagagCAGAGTAAATTGCAAGTCATTAAACGCATAAAGGATGAGCATTTCATAAATGTCTCTCCGGGCTTGAAAAACCGAAGCCAACATAAGATAATTACAAGCCCGCGAAAAGAATCAGCACGCCTGATTCTATGGTCTGCCAAGGCTTTATAAGACAAGTTCCACAAAAAATCAAAAACTACAACAAGTGGTCCTACGGGGCTGAAGTTGGGAGCTGGGGAGATCCAGATGCCTTTGAAGCAGTAGCAGAAGGGTTGGGATTAACCTCCGAGGGAAGAACTTGGCCAACAGTCGGCGCATTTTCCTCGATGTACTCTTCATCATCAGAGGCATCATCTTTATTTCTCTCGTCCCGGTGCCCCTCTTCCAGAGACTCAGCCGACCGCTGTTCGAACCACAAGGCTTTCTCAATCTCGGTTTCAATATCACTGGTGCTTCCATCTCTGACCACTTCAAGAGTTGTCCTCCTCATCTAATAGGTACTTTGGATCCGGGCAAGGTTGTGGCTGTCAACGGTGGATTGATATTTGGCCTCGGCCATCTGAGCAGTTAGAACCAGCTCGGTATTTTTGCTCCGGAGTGCGGCCATAGATCACGAGAGCTCCAGATTGGCATCCCGTTGTTTCAGGTTCTGTTCTTTGACCACTGCCATCCGACCCTTCAAATCCTCATTTTCACGGCAAACAACAGCAATTTCGGCATTCTTCGCCTGCACAAGCTCGTCCAGGGAGTGTAAATCCACCTCAAGACTTGACACCCAGGCCATCAGATCTGACACAACGTCATTCACCATGCCCCACCTCCTTTTCTAGTCCTCAACACTGTTCTGCAGGATGGTGGCCTGTTAGCGGTAAGCCTCGTTGTTGGCTTCAGATTGGCTGAGTTGGGTTTCCAAATCTGATACCTGAGCCAGCTTCACCTCCGCAGATAAGATCTTCTCCATGGTTGAATCCCTTTCTTGAGCAAGGGCAGATTTTTCCCCGATCATCCTCTGAAGACCCTAGTTGCAGAGAAAGTTGGCCTGTACCGGTTAACAACGATAAAGCTAAATTCCGATCAGGCAAGGGATTGAAGTTAGTTGCAAAGAGAAAGTATGTTACTCGGGCTGCAGAATGGTTGCTAGAATTTATCAAACACTCCGCTGAGACCTCCCCTGTCTTCACCCGGTCCCTCTCCGAAGCCACGTGTTTCATATAGTTGGCTATGCCCACAGGTTGGGACAAAAGGTGGCACTCTGTAGGAACTTGAAAGATAACCTGCCTAAAATCATTCGACTCATTAGCCGGAGTAGGATATTTATTTACCAGATCCTCCCGGTTCGGCGAATGAGGGCGCTCTCGATCTGAAGGTTCTTCTTCAGGGTCAGCAGTAGGGGGAGCAGAAAATGTACATAAATTCACGGTGTTAAGCACAACATGAAGAAAATGTTGGAAAAAGTAAGTTCAAAATCAGGCATTGCACTTTATGTCAACCACACAATAAATCATTGGGAAAATATGGCTCTCCACATCCTGTGCCACAACAGTTAATAAAACACCGCCATACTTGCCCTTTGAGTGTGTCATTGACTGCTATGACTTTTCTTATGCGCTAAAATTTCCTTATCAAAGCACCAAAAACTACGAAGAAATATAAGAATCTCCTCTCCGCATCTAGCTGTAAGTATGACTTGCTTTCAAGATTTGTGATTTCAAGCACGAAACGATACAAAACCAATTTTGAATACCCTTAATCCACTAACCCCCTTACCATTTCCTTAGCGAGTATGTTTTCCTACCAGGACTTTCAGTGGCTAATTTTAACAATCCAAATCTTCATTAATATCTTCCAGATTTCTTTAGGAGATGGCACTTTGCCTTCAACAAATTTATTCATCGTGTGTCTCACTATTACTTCAGCTGGGGCCTTTTCATAATTGATAGCAATTTGTTATCCGCCACATGTGTGCAAGTTATTGTACACGCTTATAATAAATCTATCACATCCATAATAATTATTAGCGTGCAGTATCCACTTGCAAGTCTCATCAATACATGCACCAGATACCTGTGTGATTTGCTATTCAAGGTCTAGAAATTGATATGATTCTTCACGGAAGCTAGTCGAAGTGAAATTGTTAGCGTCTTCTTGTCCTTAAACTTTCGTCACTCTTTCAACTTGTTTTTATCAATAAAGGCCTATGGATGCTAGAGGACTTTGCTGCAACACGATTCTCCAAATCATCTCCATTAACATCAGGACAGTCATTGTCCATCGGACACATTCTTCATGGCCATTGGAATGTTCATCGATGATTGGTGAGGCTGCCCCTGGTGGATTTGCACTGGACTTCCGTCAGACCTCTCGTACACACTTACATATTAAATAAGCCTGGAAGAATTCATCTATATGGTAATATATGTATCATCCTTAGCAAAATTCATAAGGTATATCATGATGTTGGTAGAAACTATTGTTTCTTAAGAGCAACACTACTAACTAGGTAGCTAATGGAGATGTCGTACTACTGGGAGTCTATATCACTGGACAGAATCACGTTGCACACTAAATCTTTATAAGTATAGTCATTACCCAATTCAACAGCTTGGATTTTTTAAGAAGAAGTCTACCTCCAGACGTTTTTGTGCTAGACCACTGACCACCATAACGACCAGCTGCTACCTCTTTACCCTTCATAAATTCAATGTGGTCTATAATAATATCCAGTCCAACAGATGAAATCAAAGATAATCGATTATAAACCCAAGACGCGGAGAAATCTAAAGAACATATACTTACGAACTCTGTGTAAAACAAGAATTAAAGCTTACCAGATCAAAATATCACCAAATCGAACAAGTAATGCCCAAGCCAATAAACACATAAAATACCACCCAAATCTAAATCAATTTTCAAATGTTTCAGGGGCTCAACATTGGCAGTTGAGTGAGACAAGGAACGAGTGGAGAAAAGGGAAAGGAAAACCGTTAGAGTTAAGATCGAAAGAGAGGAGAAAAGTTTATTTGGGAGAGCTTCAGAATCTTTATCATAAAAAAGCGGGAATGGCGAAGAGAAGAGGGAGGGGAAAGTTTATTAAAattattatataattattttggatttttttttaattttttattactTTAGAccaaaatatattttcaaaatcatGGAGGCTGATTTTGAAGGTGAGATAACTTCTGTTGAATTAATTAGGACTAATCTTAATAGGGGTCCATCTAcctaataaaaaaatgaaaatgagccCTCGACTATACGATATTCCACGATTATGCGTTGTTTAAAGGTGGGCACAGACGTGCCTTTAGTGTTATAAAAGTCAAGTCATTCATTACCTTGATtaacataaaatatattggagggcatatttgtttAGTCTCGCATAGTATAAGGGTATATTTGATCCATTGAAGTTCCGGAATATTATGGCATAAAAACAACAATAAGGCGCAAAATAGAATTATTCCAAAACATGAAAAACATTTGCAATTACAATCCTGTCTCCATTACATTACAtctaaattatacaactaaaaatCTAATGCAATTACATCCATCTTTTAAAGTCTTCCCTCATAACTTGTACCTAAccacaaaacaaacaaaacaattCAAAAAACATAAGATAGATTTTCCCCCTCATATTCCCAAGTCTTCCATCAATAGAAGAAGAAGTCTCAACCTCACCCACAATTTCTTTAAAATCCTCATTATTTATACTAGAAGAAGTCTCAAACTCATCCACTACTTCCTTAAAATCCTCATTATCAACAATAGAGGAATTTACCGGAACTCAATCACTACTTCCTTTAAAGTTTCAAGCTGAAGAGAGTTTACTTTTTACTTCAAAAGAATGTTTTCAACAATAAGAGCAAAATTATCccttttcaaaaaattattttcactaaTGAAAACAACCTTTTTATTCTTCAATTTGTTGATGATCTGGATAATGCTTTCTGGAAATTTTTCGTCTTTTCAGTCCCAACATCTACACGATAATGCATGCAACAAAAGTCACAAGGAAAAAGATCTGTCGTAACAAaacataaaattttaaaaaaaatcattacaGATCtgccgcaaaaaaaaaaatcacaagaaaaAAGAGATAACTTACATAAGACTTATGACACCTGAAAAAATGTCTCCCAAAATTATTTGGAGTCCACGATGTGTGATGGAGTGCGATAACTCCacatccacaaacccttccagggttatttgaagaacttgaagcttccgacatttcataagcaagtgaaagaataagagatcaaagtgtggagtttcaaaatacagtactaaaaaaaaatagtgaCTATCATAAAGTGCACCGCTAAAAAAACTGAGTAATGTCGGTACAATATGTAGTTCAAGAACTTAAATGGATCAAATATGTCCCTATACTATGCAAGATTGAACAAATATTCCTCCAATATATTTTTCGGGTTTCCGTTAAATTAAGACCACGAATGGTTGgaattaggggtgtcaaatggacgAGTTGGGCTAAGATTGGGTAAGTCAAAATGGATTGAGCTAATTAATGGGTTGGGCTAAGATTGACCCAAAAATTATTTGGGCTAAAATGGGTTGAGCTGAATTGGGCTAAAAATGGGTAGGGTCCTGACCTGCCTAACTTGACCTAATtttttttgaagggtctattttctagaaaaatattttccgAGGAAAATATTCTCGCGGAAATTATTTTTCGTTGAATATTgccgaaaaaaatatttttcatgcaaaatatttaccttcatatcaaacacacccAAACTTATGAGATACATGATACACAAAAAGTGAATACATagaaaaaaataatgtaaatatcCAGCAATAAAATCAAATTAAAGTAAACCCCAAAAGTGGGTTATAATTGGGCTAAattggagatcactttaaaatgagTTATGTTGGGTTGAGCTAAAATCAGCCCAATACGaaattatcttgagcccaacccAAAATATTTTAGGCATTGGGTGGGCCATCAACTTTTGGGCCATATTTGACACCCCTAACTGGAATATATAACCGTAATGGCACGTCTGTGCCAATCCTtaacccctgtttggatggttgtttcccgtggttcattattgTATTGTTTTCTATGAAACTATGTTTGTTTCCATCATTTTTTTAATTATGTTGTATGGTGTTGTAATTCTGTGGTTATATAACCACGAAAAAGTCTAATTTTTTAACCAAGGATTTTGTGGTTTTTGTGTGGCTACGTATTTCATTTCCCATTATACCCCCATCCCACCTACAAACCTCCATCATACccacccctacccccacccccaacccctcAACTACCCTACCAAACCCACACTCTTTGCCACCCAACcctacccactacccctcaccaacCACCCCTATGCCCACCCTACCACCCTACAACCATCACCATCACCCTCACCTCCACCCCACAACCCACCACCCCACCACCACCCACAACCACCCACTACCTCcaccccacaaccacccacccctccatcTCTCCCCCACcgacctgtcacgacccgactaggggccacgacgagcacccggtgctagcccacccgggcaccccttagcgtacctttacacctacatctaggtgagccacatatttaaacatacatttctattcatcaatcatactagtctcattggaTAGCAATACctttgacatctatgcccatatcaatgtacataagatgacgaggctaacaaaatgaaatccaaaatataggccgacaaggccaatcatatctaaccatatacacatgtctacgagcctctagggagagtataacatatcatataggcgagacaggaccctgctatacccataattatgtacacaaaataataagtacccaaaagctatagctccgaatgaagtggagctctgctatgtagtctcagagaatgtagctatggatcaagtctgtctccctgggcacctgcgggcatgacgcagcatccacaaacaaaatgacgtcagtacgaagaatgtactgagtatgtaaagcatgatcaacatcgatatagaagcataataaacaatatgagaaatagcataggaggggagatagcggcatcaacgtcataagcatttacttgcctttcatagagactttccatttctagtacgtaattgtgtacatacatcgtatccgtactcatctacatattcatatccttattcgtattcatatcatatctatatcatatacatatccatatcatatacataacatttacatagcatgcccgaccacgaaggttcggtgttccatacatacttggccaaccaaggctcaaggttacacatacccggccctactaaggcttcagggttacatctacctggccctaccaaggcttcagggttatccgtaccatctgtagaggtgtgcgcgcgttacgtaaatagatacatatcctacccggcctcacaagctcggggttccataataatcatacatagatacacacatatataatagctcataagcatcttattattatcatcactatcattatcgtcatcgttatcgtcatcgctattttCATCGTtaccattatcgttatcactatcatcgttgttcattacatctatccttataggagtacttgtcatatgaggaacttagtacaatcgtaatacatatcgaggatcgtgagctagATAGCTCGAAAGGTAGAATCATTTGATGGATATCAtactcttatagaagatttagatgattggccaaagaaccatgccttatgaaagaagggttagccttacatacctttccgttcaactatttaccacttgcacgttctccttcgaagctcacgtttctaccttcattaaagtcatactatcattagaatcgatagctagcatacacgactaaaactagagaaaatcggacagcatctcctttatttatacgacattcctccgtatcatatatcaactcccaaacgtcaataatacattcacaatatcatgacAATAGTttctattcatccacattatctatatttctcacttcgcttccattcgcccatatccatggtcatacacacgactacgttcattaaCATGccttgcctatcccatgttctcaacatcatttgtaacatatttatatcacaacacatcaagaatcatgactcaattcaaactattactcaaaatgacactattccacattcatgacccatttttctatacccttctacaatccaagtatttcaactctcaaataccttaaacaatatagaaataccataaatcttaccttagatgttgtaggaacaagccttggttggtaatacttcacttgagcaaaaaccctagttcatctccaatgagatttcttgacttgaatgatctttaatgagttttcttgcacttgattcacttagtttatgttgttgatcactaataactcttgaattcttgtggaataaatgtatagagatgttttagagagaaggggtgtgatatggaagtgaaatgaaataagacttgaatcctctatttaatgaaccattcaattcccgaccaggtatacggaccaacatacggtccgtacatattatacgggccgtatgtttggtacaGAGAAGTAtgccaatctaagggatgttatcactcttctccaggacatcattaaatcctcgttaacttgttactcgtaattccattccgatacctatcgtatgccttgccttctcttggccaaatttcttcccctatctcaaacatctttgaaatcttaactagggtcatcgaatgtcatttcttacctaTTGAAATGCCGTA from Lycium barbarum isolate Lr01 chromosome 10, ASM1917538v2, whole genome shotgun sequence includes:
- the LOC132613106 gene encoding uncharacterized protein LOC132613106 is translated as MVWCEFHGTPGHKTTYCKHLQEEVANMLVRGHLREYLNESEKNNYGRVGSDEEKGALCASPHVINMIFGRSMIAGTSFHASRKMNISVTREKRTLDFPEEDLIAFSDEDATGITLPHNDALVITVFIGCCQVRRVMVDLGSSASILCCK